One stretch of Rhodoflexus caldus DNA includes these proteins:
- a CDS encoding deoxynucleoside kinase produces MESIICIDGVVGAGKTTLGEIVAKEFALEFFREPVDDNPLLDKFYYDQKRYSFPLQVYFLNKRFRMLKEASQLSGCVMDRSIYGDVIFAKLLMLGGNMSSEEFALYEELLHNMLEHVSRPRLMVYLDITTDNAIARIKERGRDFEQVVPRDYWEALNQHYNAYFKHYNFSELLTIDANDLDWRKSKEDLRYVLELIDSKLGAVKTK; encoded by the coding sequence ATGGAATCCATTATCTGTATTGATGGTGTCGTAGGCGCCGGAAAGACAACCCTTGGTGAGATTGTTGCCAAAGAATTTGCGCTGGAGTTTTTCCGCGAACCTGTGGACGACAACCCGTTGTTAGACAAGTTCTACTATGACCAAAAGCGATACAGTTTTCCTTTGCAGGTGTATTTTCTGAACAAACGTTTTCGCATGTTAAAAGAGGCATCGCAACTCAGCGGCTGTGTGATGGACAGAAGCATTTACGGCGATGTGATTTTTGCCAAACTGCTGATGCTGGGCGGCAATATGTCGTCGGAAGAGTTTGCACTTTACGAAGAACTGCTGCACAATATGCTGGAGCATGTCAGCCGCCCCCGACTGATGGTCTATCTGGATATTACGACGGATAACGCCATTGCACGCATCAAAGAAAGGGGCAGAGATTTTGAGCAAGTTGTGCCGCGCGACTATTGGGAAGCGCTGAATCAACATTACAATGCATATTTTAAGCATTACAATTTCTCCGAACTGCTTACGATTGATGCCAATGATTTGGACTGGCGCAAGAGCAAGGAAGATTTGCGCTATGTGCTCGAGCTGATAGACAGTAAATTAGGCGCGGTAAAAACCAAATAG